A window of Mucilaginibacter sp. PAMC 26640 contains these coding sequences:
- a CDS encoding sodium-translocating pyrophosphatase yields the protein MDLLNNYLIYLIPVFGLIGILVMAVKSAWVTKQETGDASMNQLAGYIADGAMAFLRAEWKILSYFVVVAGILLAWSGTTVATSSPIIAISFLIGAFLSAFAGYLGMRIATKANVRTTQAAKTSLAQALKVSFTGGTVMGLGVAGLAIIGLGSLFIVFYTMYVTSVPGASVNGEAMAKALDVLAGFSLGAESIALFARVGGGIYTKAADVGADLVGKVEAGIPEDDVRNPATIADNVGDNVGDVAGMGADLFGSYVATMLATMVLGREIVSPDKFGGIAPVLLPMVIAGLGLIFSIVGASLVKIKNETDSVQKALNIGNWASIILTAIATYFLVQWMLPDTQFHMVRDEDANHAIKAGSLIFTKNGVFGSIMVGLVVGTLMSIITEYYTAMGKRPVMSIIRQSATGHATNIIGGLAVGMESTVLPILVLAAGIYGSYFFAGLYGVAIAAAGMMATTAMQLAIDAFGPIADNAGGIAEMSRLPEEVRGRTDNLDAVGNTTAATGKGFAIASAALTSLALFAAFVGVAGIEHIDIYKANVLAGLFVGGMIPFIFSALCISAVGRAAMAMVEEVRRQFREIPGIMEYKAQPEYEKCVAISTKASIREMVAPGMIALITPIIIGFIFGPEVLGGLLAGVTVSGVLMGIFQSNAGGAWDNAKKSFEKGVEINGEIYYKKSEPHKASVTGDTVGDPFKDTSGPSMNILIKLMSIVSLVIAPHLNSADNTNKMMQKQEKVQSMNVHVLHAEKKI from the coding sequence ATGGATCTTTTGAACAATTACTTAATTTATCTGATCCCGGTATTCGGCCTCATTGGTATTCTCGTAATGGCGGTAAAATCTGCCTGGGTAACTAAACAGGAAACCGGAGATGCATCGATGAACCAGCTGGCGGGATACATTGCTGATGGGGCAATGGCTTTCTTACGCGCTGAGTGGAAAATTCTGAGCTACTTTGTAGTGGTGGCCGGGATACTGTTAGCCTGGAGTGGTACTACTGTAGCAACGTCCAGTCCAATTATTGCCATATCATTCCTGATTGGCGCTTTTTTATCAGCTTTTGCGGGTTACCTGGGTATGCGTATTGCCACAAAAGCCAATGTGCGTACCACACAAGCTGCCAAAACCAGTTTAGCGCAGGCGCTAAAAGTATCGTTTACGGGTGGTACGGTTATGGGCCTTGGTGTGGCTGGTTTGGCTATCATCGGCCTGGGTTCCCTGTTTATCGTGTTCTACACGATGTATGTGACCAGCGTACCGGGTGCAAGCGTTAACGGAGAAGCGATGGCGAAAGCACTGGATGTACTGGCCGGGTTCTCGCTGGGTGCGGAATCTATCGCGCTGTTTGCCCGTGTAGGCGGCGGTATCTATACGAAAGCTGCCGATGTAGGAGCCGACCTGGTGGGTAAAGTTGAAGCCGGAATTCCGGAGGATGACGTACGCAACCCCGCTACCATTGCCGATAACGTAGGGGATAACGTAGGTGATGTTGCCGGTATGGGTGCCGATTTATTTGGTTCATATGTGGCCACGATGCTGGCGACCATGGTTCTGGGAAGGGAGATTGTTTCGCCTGATAAATTTGGTGGTATAGCGCCGGTATTGTTGCCGATGGTGATTGCCGGCTTGGGGTTGATCTTTTCTATTGTTGGCGCTTCATTGGTGAAAATAAAGAATGAAACGGACAGCGTTCAAAAAGCGTTGAATATAGGCAACTGGGCTTCTATCATTTTAACCGCCATAGCAACTTACTTTTTAGTACAGTGGATGCTACCCGATACACAGTTCCACATGGTGCGCGATGAGGACGCTAACCACGCCATCAAGGCGGGTTCGTTGATCTTTACCAAGAATGGCGTTTTTGGTTCTATCATGGTGGGATTGGTGGTAGGTACCTTGATGTCGATTATTACCGAATACTATACCGCCATGGGTAAGCGACCTGTGATGAGCATCATCAGGCAGTCGGCTACTGGGCATGCTACCAATATTATTGGCGGTCTGGCCGTGGGGATGGAATCTACCGTGCTGCCAATCCTGGTGCTGGCAGCCGGCATTTATGGGTCTTACTTCTTCGCCGGTTTGTACGGGGTGGCTATCGCCGCCGCTGGTATGATGGCGACTACGGCTATGCAGCTGGCTATCGACGCTTTCGGGCCCATCGCGGATAATGCGGGTGGTATTGCCGAAATGAGCCGCCTGCCCGAAGAAGTACGCGGCCGTACTGATAACCTGGACGCAGTAGGTAATACCACGGCAGCAACAGGTAAGGGTTTTGCCATTGCTTCTGCCGCTTTAACCTCACTCGCGCTTTTCGCGGCGTTTGTGGGTGTTGCCGGCATCGAGCATATTGATATTTATAAGGCCAACGTTTTGGCGGGCTTGTTTGTGGGCGGGATGATCCCCTTCATTTTCTCAGCGCTGTGTATCTCGGCCGTTGGCCGTGCGGCCATGGCAATGGTAGAGGAGGTAAGGCGGCAATTCCGCGAGATTCCGGGCATTATGGAGTACAAGGCACAGCCCGAGTACGAAAAATGCGTGGCGATCTCCACCAAAGCATCTATCCGCGAAATGGTTGCCCCGGGCATGATCGCTTTGATCACCCCGATCATTATCGGGTTTATTTTCGGTCCAGAAGTACTAGGCGGTTTATTGGCCGGTGTTACCGTATCGGGCGTACTGATGGGTATTTTCCAGAGCAATGCTGGTGGCGCGTGGGATAACGCCAAAAAATCGTTCGAGAAAGGGGTGGAGATCAACGGCGAGATCTATTACAAAAAATCCGAACCCCACAAAGCATCGGTAACGGGCGATACCGTGGGCGATCCGTTCAAGGATACCTCGGGGCCGTCGATGAATATTTTGATCAAGTTGATGTCGATCGTTTCGCTGGTGATAGCGCCACATTTGAACAGTGCGGATAATACGAATAAGATGATGCAGAAGCAGGAGAAGGTACAATCCATGAATGTGCATGTGCTGCATGCGGAGAAGAAAATCTGA
- a CDS encoding amino acid permease, with amino-acid sequence MKLFIKKPIAQLMAASAESEKTLKRTLGVGSLIALGIGAIIGAGIFVRTAAAAGEHAGPAVTISFLIAAAGCALAGLCYAEFASMIPIAGSAYTYSYATMGEFIAWIIGWDLVLEYALGAATVSIGWSQYFNEFLHTFFNVHIPFMWSHSPLEISNTTTGMYAAELGQHGMVNLPAIFILLMLTMLLIRGTAESAVVNNVIVVIKVAIVLMIIGFGWHFINPALHTPYMIPENAGSIKVSAGTVNYGDTFNHGWLGVLRGASVVFFAFIGFDAVSTAAQEAKNPQRDMPKGILISLVICTALYILFSHVLTGLVSYKDFLIQGKEASVSYAIKTAMPGYGWLASFVTVSILAGFSSVILVMLMGQTRVFYTMSTDGLIPPVFSKLHPKHRTPYKSQWLFFVFVSLFAGFIPDKYVGDMVSIGTLFAFVLVCLGIFILRRTDPDLVRPFKTPWYMVVCPLGAVICLCMIASEGWENWARLIVWLLIGFVIYFTYSIKRSHVRRGVVEPADGPINPKYVE; translated from the coding sequence ATGAAGTTATTTATCAAGAAACCGATTGCGCAGCTGATGGCGGCATCGGCGGAATCTGAAAAAACACTAAAACGAACGCTTGGCGTTGGGTCGCTTATTGCGCTGGGTATCGGGGCCATTATTGGTGCAGGTATCTTTGTGCGTACAGCCGCCGCCGCCGGTGAGCATGCCGGCCCGGCAGTAACCATATCCTTTTTAATTGCAGCTGCAGGTTGCGCGCTGGCAGGTTTGTGCTACGCCGAGTTTGCCAGTATGATCCCTATTGCAGGCTCTGCCTATACCTATTCTTATGCAACCATGGGTGAGTTTATCGCCTGGATCATTGGATGGGATTTGGTTTTAGAATATGCTTTGGGTGCAGCTACCGTATCCATAGGATGGTCCCAATATTTTAATGAATTTTTGCACACGTTTTTCAACGTGCATATACCCTTTATGTGGTCGCACTCTCCGCTGGAGATCTCCAATACCACAACAGGGATGTACGCCGCCGAACTCGGTCAGCATGGCATGGTAAACCTGCCGGCCATCTTTATTTTGCTGATGCTTACCATGTTGCTTATCCGTGGTACTGCAGAGTCTGCGGTGGTAAATAATGTAATAGTAGTAATTAAAGTTGCCATTGTATTGATGATCATCGGTTTCGGCTGGCACTTTATTAACCCTGCTTTGCACACACCTTACATGATCCCTGAAAACGCAGGAAGTATCAAAGTGAGTGCCGGTACGGTAAATTACGGTGATACATTTAACCACGGCTGGCTGGGCGTTTTGCGCGGAGCAAGTGTGGTTTTCTTTGCCTTTATTGGTTTTGATGCCGTATCTACAGCTGCACAGGAAGCAAAAAACCCGCAAAGGGATATGCCAAAAGGCATCCTGATCTCCTTGGTGATCTGTACCGCATTATACATTCTTTTCTCTCACGTATTAACCGGTTTGGTTTCTTATAAGGATTTCCTTATCCAGGGTAAAGAAGCATCGGTAAGCTACGCTATCAAAACCGCTATGCCGGGTTACGGTTGGTTGGCTTCATTTGTTACTGTATCTATCCTTGCAGGTTTCTCCTCGGTGATCCTGGTGATGCTGATGGGCCAAACCCGTGTGTTCTACACCATGAGTACAGATGGTTTAATTCCGCCAGTATTTTCTAAACTGCATCCAAAACACCGCACGCCATATAAATCACAATGGTTATTCTTTGTATTCGTGTCGTTATTTGCCGGTTTCATTCCGGATAAATATGTAGGCGATATGGTTAGTATAGGTACCTTATTTGCATTCGTACTGGTTTGTTTAGGCATTTTCATCCTGCGCCGCACCGACCCAGATTTGGTTCGTCCGTTCAAAACGCCATGGTATATGGTAGTTTGTCCATTGGGTGCAGTGATTTGCTTATGTATGATTGCCAGCGAAGGCTGGGAGAACTGGGCACGTTTAATCGTTTGGTTATTGATCGGTTTCGTTATTTACTTTACTTATAGCATCAAACGTTCGCACGTACGCCGTGGCGTTGTTGAGCCAGCCGACGGACCTATCAACCCTAAATATGTTGAATAA
- a CDS encoding amino acid transporter — MAADTSQPKLKHELSLLDGTMLVAGSMIGSGIFIVSADITRNVGSAGWLIAVWVITGFMTLTAALSYGELSAMFPKAGGQYVYLKESYNKLIAFLYGWSFFAVIQTGTIAAVGVAFSKFTAYLIPAVSEDNILFQAGFLKISAAQLVSIVLIFALTFVNTKGVKGGKLIQTTFTLTKLISLFGLIGFGFLAFKSDIWNANWANAWDLHNLNKDGSTTSLTTATALGAIAAAMVGTIFSSDAWNSVTFVAGEMKNPKRDVALSMMLGTIIVTIIYVLANVVYTGVLSLNDIATADKDRVAVAASHVIFGNVGTYVIAVMIMISTFGCNNGLILAGARVYYTMAKDGVFFKRTGILNEAGVPEFGLWIQAGVASVLCLSGRYGDLLDMISFVVVLFYMLTILGIFILRAKRPEAERPYKAFGYPVLPALYIIMGAAFCVLLIIYKPNFTWPGLGIVLIGIPIYYISQRNVKPERDAVV; from the coding sequence ATGGCAGCTGATACTTCCCAACCTAAATTGAAACACGAATTGAGTTTGCTTGACGGCACCATGCTGGTAGCAGGCTCGATGATTGGATCGGGTATTTTTATTGTGAGCGCGGATATTACCCGCAACGTTGGTTCGGCAGGCTGGCTGATAGCCGTTTGGGTGATCACCGGATTTATGACCCTTACCGCAGCCCTCAGTTATGGTGAATTAAGCGCCATGTTCCCCAAAGCCGGCGGCCAGTATGTGTATCTGAAAGAATCATATAACAAACTTATCGCGTTCTTATACGGCTGGAGTTTCTTCGCGGTGATACAAACCGGCACCATAGCGGCAGTTGGGGTAGCGTTTTCTAAATTTACCGCCTACCTGATCCCGGCGGTCAGCGAAGACAATATTTTATTTCAGGCTGGTTTTTTAAAGATCAGTGCCGCACAATTAGTTTCAATCGTACTTATTTTTGCCCTTACGTTTGTGAATACCAAAGGGGTTAAGGGGGGTAAGCTTATCCAAACCACCTTTACCCTAACAAAACTTATCAGCCTTTTTGGCCTGATTGGTTTTGGCTTTTTGGCTTTCAAAAGCGATATCTGGAACGCCAACTGGGCAAACGCCTGGGACCTGCATAATTTAAATAAGGACGGTAGTACCACCAGTCTGACTACGGCTACCGCCCTTGGCGCGATAGCGGCCGCAATGGTTGGCACCATATTTAGCAGCGATGCCTGGAACAGTGTAACATTTGTAGCAGGCGAAATGAAAAACCCTAAACGCGATGTGGCGCTGAGTATGATGCTGGGTACCATCATCGTAACGATCATCTACGTGTTGGCAAATGTGGTGTATACAGGCGTATTATCACTCAATGATATCGCAACTGCTGATAAAGACAGGGTGGCCGTAGCAGCTTCACACGTAATTTTTGGCAATGTGGGTACCTACGTTATCGCGGTAATGATCATGATCTCTACGTTTGGTTGCAATAATGGGTTGATACTCGCAGGTGCCAGGGTGTATTATACCATGGCTAAAGATGGGGTTTTCTTTAAGCGCACGGGCATTTTAAATGAGGCTGGCGTACCCGAATTTGGGTTGTGGATCCAGGCAGGCGTAGCATCTGTATTGTGCTTAAGCGGCCGTTACGGCGACTTGCTGGATATGATCTCCTTTGTAGTTGTATTGTTCTACATGCTTACCATTTTGGGTATTTTTATCCTTCGTGCCAAACGGCCCGAAGCAGAAAGGCCCTACAAAGCGTTTGGTTACCCGGTTTTGCCCGCCTTGTATATTATTATGGGGGCAGCATTTTGTGTTCTACTCATCATTTACAAACCAAACTTTACCTGGCCAGGCCTTGGCATCGTGCTGATCGGAATTCCGATTTATTATATTTCGCAAAGAAATGTAAAACCTGAGCGGGATGCGGTAGTGTAG